Proteins from a genomic interval of Kitasatospora kifunensis:
- a CDS encoding alpha,alpha-trehalose-phosphate synthase (UDP-forming) — MADHTRARVLVASNRGPVSFSSAPDGSLTLKRGGGGLVSGLSAIEDPNTVWVCAALGEADRTAARRSPQGRLDQGGFDVGGQAVRMLDIDPEVFDQAYNGVANSTLWFLHHLLYNTPTAPVFDATAAAQWTAFESYNAAFAQALAAEAAPGAAVLVQDYHLTLVPALLRELRPDLRIGYFLHIPWAPADYFQLLPEELARAVLTGVLGADRAGFHTRRWAEAFADCCEQVLDAKIISGAGARNELSVSYQGRTTKLGVHALGADADFLRERAHRADVDERLAALREAVGGCRTIVRVDRTELSKNIVRGLQAYRHLLRSRPQWRERVVHIAFAYPSRQDLAEYRDYTAAVRRLSEEITEEFATDSWQPLILQVEDDFARSLAAYRLADVALVNPIRDGMNLVAKEVPVVSDAGCALVLSREAGAHAELADDALSINPYDVIGTAEALHRALTMPTAERAERTARLAAAATALPPQQWFLAQLAELSA; from the coding sequence ATGGCCGATCACACGCGCGCACGCGTCCTGGTGGCATCCAACCGGGGCCCGGTCTCCTTCAGCAGCGCCCCGGACGGGTCGCTGACCCTCAAGCGCGGCGGCGGCGGGCTGGTCTCCGGGCTCTCCGCCATCGAGGATCCGAACACCGTCTGGGTCTGCGCGGCGCTCGGCGAGGCGGACCGGACGGCGGCCCGACGCTCGCCGCAGGGGCGCCTGGACCAGGGCGGCTTCGACGTCGGTGGACAGGCCGTCCGGATGCTGGACATCGACCCCGAGGTCTTCGACCAGGCGTACAACGGGGTGGCCAACTCCACCCTCTGGTTCCTGCACCACCTGCTCTACAACACGCCCACCGCGCCGGTCTTCGACGCTACGGCGGCCGCGCAGTGGACGGCCTTCGAGTCCTACAACGCTGCCTTCGCCCAGGCCCTGGCCGCCGAGGCCGCGCCGGGCGCCGCCGTGCTGGTGCAGGACTACCACCTGACCCTGGTGCCCGCACTGCTCCGGGAGCTGCGGCCCGACCTGCGGATCGGCTACTTCCTGCACATCCCGTGGGCCCCGGCGGACTACTTCCAGCTGCTGCCCGAGGAGCTGGCCCGCGCCGTGCTGACCGGGGTGCTCGGCGCCGACCGGGCCGGTTTCCACACCCGCCGCTGGGCCGAGGCCTTCGCGGACTGCTGCGAGCAAGTGCTGGACGCGAAGATCATTTCTGGGGCAGGCGCCAGGAACGAACTCTCGGTCAGCTACCAGGGCCGCACCACCAAGCTCGGCGTGCATGCCCTGGGCGCCGACGCCGATTTCCTGCGCGAGCGCGCGCACCGGGCGGACGTGGACGAGCGGCTGGCCGCGCTGCGCGAGGCGGTGGGCGGCTGCCGGACCATCGTGCGGGTGGACCGCACCGAGTTGAGCAAGAACATCGTGCGCGGTCTGCAGGCCTACCGGCACCTGTTGCGCAGTCGGCCCCAGTGGCGCGAGCGGGTGGTGCACATCGCCTTCGCCTACCCCTCCCGGCAGGACCTGGCCGAGTACCGCGACTACACCGCGGCCGTGCGGCGGCTGAGCGAGGAGATCACCGAGGAGTTCGCCACCGACTCCTGGCAACCGCTGATACTCCAGGTCGAGGACGACTTCGCGCGCTCGCTGGCGGCCTACCGGCTGGCCGACGTCGCGCTGGTCAACCCGATCAGGGACGGGATGAACCTGGTCGCCAAGGAGGTCCCGGTGGTCTCCGACGCGGGCTGCGCGCTGGTGCTCTCGCGCGAGGCCGGCGCCCACGCCGAACTGGCCGATGACGCGCTGAGCATCAACCCGTACGACGTCATCGGCACCGCCGAGGCGCTGCACCGGGCGCTGACCATGCCGACGGCCGAGCGGGCCGAGCGCACCGCGCGACTGGCCGCCGCGGCCACCGCGCTGCCCCCGCAGCAGTGGTTCCTGGCTCAGCTGGCCGAGTTGAGCGCCTGA
- a CDS encoding DUF3263 domain-containing protein, which yields MTELTERELAVLALEGAGWRTQGAKEQAVRERLGISATRYYQLLNGLLDRPEALEHSPVLINRLRRIRDARRAER from the coding sequence ATGACCGAGCTGACCGAACGGGAGCTGGCCGTGCTCGCCCTGGAGGGAGCCGGCTGGCGGACCCAGGGCGCCAAGGAGCAGGCCGTGCGAGAGCGCCTCGGCATCTCCGCCACCCGGTACTACCAGCTGTTGAACGGCCTGCTGGACCGCCCGGAGGCGCTCGAGCACAGCCCGGTGCTGATCAACCGGCTGCGCCGGATCCGCGACGCGCGCCGCGCCGAACGTTAA
- the thrC gene encoding threonine synthase — MATATPAALGTVDLGPAAALSCRECGTRFPLGPSFACLECFGPLEIAYDYEGYQAEELRKRIEAGPASIWRYAPLLPVPADVAGKPNLNPGWTPLVKADNLGRELGFTAQLHVKDDSGNPTHSFKDRVVACAIEAARAFDFTTLSCSSTGNLAGAVGAAAARAGFKSCVFIPHDLEQGKVVMAGVYGGELVGIEGNYDDVNRFCSELIGDPAGEGWGFVNVNLRPYYGEGSKTLAFEICEQLGWRLPEQIVIPIASGSQLTKIDKGLQELIKLGLVEDRPYRIFGAQAAGCSPVSEAFKAGRDVIRPVKPDTIAKSLAIGNPADGPYVLDIARRTGGAVEDVTDAEVVAAIRLLARTEGIFAETAGGVTIGVLKKLVDSGVLDPAKETVAINTGDGLKTLDAVADAGLTTTIRPTLESFRAAGLAS; from the coding sequence ATGGCTACCGCTACCCCCGCAGCGCTCGGCACCGTCGACCTCGGCCCCGCCGCCGCCCTGTCCTGTCGCGAGTGCGGCACCCGGTTCCCGCTCGGTCCCAGCTTCGCCTGTCTGGAGTGTTTCGGCCCGCTGGAGATCGCCTACGACTACGAGGGCTACCAGGCCGAGGAGCTGCGCAAGCGGATCGAGGCCGGCCCCGCGTCGATCTGGCGCTACGCCCCGCTGCTGCCGGTGCCCGCGGACGTGGCCGGCAAGCCCAACCTGAACCCGGGGTGGACCCCGCTGGTGAAGGCCGACAACCTGGGCCGCGAGCTCGGTTTCACCGCGCAGCTGCACGTCAAGGACGACTCCGGCAACCCGACCCACTCCTTCAAGGACCGGGTGGTGGCCTGCGCGATCGAGGCGGCCCGAGCCTTCGACTTCACCACCCTGTCCTGCTCCTCCACCGGCAACCTGGCCGGTGCGGTGGGTGCCGCGGCCGCCCGGGCCGGCTTCAAGTCCTGTGTCTTCATCCCGCACGACCTGGAGCAGGGCAAGGTCGTGATGGCCGGGGTCTACGGCGGTGAACTGGTCGGCATCGAGGGCAACTACGACGATGTGAACCGGTTCTGCTCCGAGCTGATCGGCGACCCGGCCGGCGAGGGCTGGGGCTTCGTCAACGTCAACCTGCGCCCGTACTACGGCGAGGGCTCCAAGACACTGGCCTTCGAGATCTGCGAGCAGCTCGGCTGGCGGCTGCCGGAGCAGATCGTGATCCCGATCGCCTCCGGCTCGCAGCTCACCAAGATCGACAAGGGGCTGCAGGAGCTGATCAAGCTCGGTCTGGTCGAGGACCGGCCCTACCGGATCTTCGGTGCCCAGGCGGCCGGCTGCTCACCGGTCTCCGAGGCGTTCAAGGCCGGCCGCGACGTGATCCGCCCGGTCAAGCCGGACACCATCGCCAAGTCGCTGGCGATCGGCAACCCGGCCGACGGCCCGTACGTGCTGGACATCGCCCGGCGCACCGGCGGCGCGGTCGAGGACGTCACCGACGCCGAGGTGGTGGCCGCGATCAGGCTGCTGGCCCGCACCGAGGGGATCTTCGCCGAGACCGCGGGCGGCGTGACCATCGGGGTGCTCAAGAAGCTGGTCGACAGCGGCGTGCTGGACCCGGCCAAGGAGACCGTGGCGATCAACACCGGGGACGGTCTGAAGACGCTGGACGCGGTCGCCGACGCCGGCCTGACCACGACCATCCGGCCGACCCTGGAGTCGTTCCGGGCCGCCGGCCTGGCGTCCTGA
- a CDS encoding ROK family protein, whose amino-acid sequence MKHVIALDVGGTGMKAALLAQDGSVLFEARRPTGREHGTDAVVTAILDFAADLGEEGRRRFGEGPLAAGVAVPGTIDEKNGIAVFSANLGWRDLPMRKLLGERLGGLPVALGHDVRSGGLAEGRIGAGRGVERFLFIALGTGIAGAIGIDGRIESGAHGYGGEIGHVVVRPGGPACGCGGRGCLETLASASAVSRAWAEASGDPSADAAACARAVEAGDPRAVAVWQSAVDCLADGIVLAQSLLDPATVIVGGGLAEAGDTLFTPLHAAIAERLTFQMPPKVVPAMLKDTAASLGAGLLAWDLLSLEVTA is encoded by the coding sequence GTGAAGCACGTCATCGCACTCGATGTAGGCGGCACCGGCATGAAGGCCGCGCTGCTCGCCCAGGACGGCTCCGTGCTGTTCGAAGCACGCCGACCGACCGGGCGGGAGCACGGCACGGACGCCGTGGTCACCGCCATCCTCGACTTCGCGGCCGACCTCGGTGAGGAGGGCCGCCGCCGCTTCGGCGAGGGCCCACTGGCCGCCGGCGTCGCGGTGCCGGGGACGATCGACGAGAAGAACGGGATCGCGGTCTTCTCCGCCAACCTCGGCTGGCGCGACCTGCCGATGCGCAAGCTGCTCGGTGAGCGGCTCGGCGGCCTGCCGGTCGCCCTGGGTCACGACGTCCGCTCCGGCGGGCTGGCCGAGGGACGGATCGGCGCCGGTCGCGGGGTGGAGCGGTTCCTGTTCATCGCGCTGGGCACCGGCATCGCCGGCGCGATCGGGATCGACGGGCGCATCGAGTCCGGCGCGCACGGCTACGGCGGCGAGATCGGCCATGTGGTGGTCCGCCCCGGCGGCCCCGCGTGCGGCTGCGGCGGCCGCGGCTGCCTGGAGACCCTGGCCTCGGCCTCCGCGGTCTCCCGGGCCTGGGCCGAAGCCTCGGGCGACCCCTCGGCCGACGCGGCCGCCTGCGCGCGGGCCGTCGAGGCCGGCGACCCGCGGGCGGTGGCGGTCTGGCAGTCCGCGGTGGACTGCCTGGCGGACGGCATCGTGCTGGCCCAGAGCCTGCTCGACCCGGCCACGGTGATCGTCGGTGGTGGCCTCGCCGAGGCCGGTGACACGCTCTTCACGCCCCTGCACGCGGCGATTGCCGAGCGGCTGACCTTCCAGATGCCCCCGAAGGTCGTACCGGCCATGCTCAAAGACACCGCCGCTTCCCTGGGTGCCGGGCTGCTCGCCTGGGACCTGCTCTCGTTGGAGGTGACCGCGTGA
- a CDS encoding extracellular solute-binding protein: MKSRLFATLAAGTLLTCGLSGCSFLGIGSGGPVTLKLVAADYGTTPDTSSQKYWNHLAKQFEAANPKIKVDVQVFSWSDIDGKVAEMVKNGNPPDLVQTGGFADKVAAGQLYTASDVLSIDTQTNFLDSFNRAGNVLGTQYGIPFAASSRTFFYNKAIFRQAGITQPPATWDDLKNDAALIKAKVPGVTPYALPLGPEEAQAETSMWTMSGGSGITDAAGVYSLDSQQNVDTFNWLKQNLVDTHLTYPNPGSVDRQNAFTDFANGKVAMLDGHPTLLQQAHQGNIDFGTAPIPVKNAQVKPVSLGVADWMMAYSANGHRNEIRTFLSFAFNKDNMTKFDQEYSLLPVTQDTLAGMTSNNQNAELKPFLDALPSASFYPYGDPAWDTVSGRIKTEIGKAVQGDPKTVLSDLQNFAVAEAKSKRPQ, translated from the coding sequence TTGAAGTCCCGACTTTTCGCCACGCTTGCCGCCGGCACCCTGCTGACCTGCGGGCTCTCCGGCTGCAGCTTCCTCGGCATAGGCAGCGGTGGCCCGGTCACCCTCAAGCTGGTGGCCGCCGACTACGGGACCACCCCCGACACCAGCTCGCAGAAGTACTGGAACCACCTGGCGAAGCAGTTCGAGGCGGCCAACCCCAAGATCAAGGTGGACGTCCAGGTCTTCAGCTGGAGCGACATCGACGGCAAGGTCGCCGAGATGGTCAAGAACGGCAACCCGCCGGACCTGGTGCAGACCGGCGGCTTCGCCGACAAGGTCGCCGCGGGCCAGCTCTACACGGCCAGTGACGTGCTCTCGATCGACACCCAGACCAACTTCCTGGACAGCTTCAACCGCGCCGGGAACGTACTGGGCACCCAGTACGGCATCCCGTTCGCCGCCTCCTCGCGGACCTTCTTCTACAACAAGGCGATCTTCCGGCAGGCCGGGATCACCCAGCCGCCGGCCACCTGGGACGACCTGAAGAACGACGCCGCGCTGATCAAGGCCAAGGTTCCCGGGGTCACCCCGTACGCCCTGCCGCTCGGTCCCGAGGAGGCGCAGGCCGAGACCTCGATGTGGACGATGAGCGGTGGCAGCGGCATCACCGACGCCGCCGGCGTCTACTCCCTGGACAGCCAGCAGAACGTCGACACCTTCAACTGGCTCAAGCAGAACCTGGTCGACACCCACCTCACCTATCCCAACCCGGGGTCGGTGGACCGGCAGAACGCCTTCACCGACTTCGCGAACGGCAAGGTGGCCATGCTCGACGGCCACCCGACGCTGCTCCAGCAGGCCCACCAGGGCAACATCGACTTCGGCACCGCGCCGATCCCGGTCAAGAACGCGCAGGTCAAGCCGGTCTCGCTGGGCGTCGCCGACTGGATGATGGCCTACAGTGCCAACGGTCACCGCAACGAGATCCGCACCTTCCTGAGCTTTGCCTTCAACAAGGACAACATGACCAAGTTCGACCAGGAGTACAGCCTGCTCCCGGTCACCCAGGACACCCTGGCGGGCATGACCAGCAACAACCAGAACGCCGAACTCAAGCCGTTCCTGGACGCGCTGCCGAGCGCCTCCTTCTACCCGTACGGGGACCCGGCCTGGGACACCGTCAGCGGCCGGATCAAGACCGAGATCGGCAAGGCGGTGCAGGGCGACCCGAAGACGGTCCTCAGCGACCTGCAGAACTTCGCGGTGGCCGAGGCCAAGAGCAAGCGCCCGCAGTAG
- a CDS encoding cold-shock protein: protein MAQGTVKWFNAEKGYGFIAVDGGADVFVHYSAIQMDGYRTLEEGQRVEFEISQGQKGPQADMVRAAV from the coding sequence ATGGCTCAGGGCACCGTCAAGTGGTTCAACGCGGAGAAGGGCTACGGCTTCATCGCGGTCGACGGTGGTGCGGACGTGTTCGTCCACTACAGCGCGATCCAGATGGACGGCTACCGCACCCTTGAAGAGGGCCAGCGGGTTGAGTTCGAGATCTCCCAGGGGCAGAAGGGCCCGCAGGCGGACATGGTCCGCGCGGCGGTCTGA
- the otsB gene encoding trehalose-phosphatase: MGIVLEPTTAAGREGLAALLADPAGALLALDFDGTLSPIVADPEQAYAHPGAAAALAALVPLVGTVAVVTGRPALSAVRLGGFEERPELASLVVLGHYGAERWAGGTLTAPPPHPGVAAARAELPKLLAALGAPAGTAVEDKERSVAVHTRRATDPVAAFELLREPLTELAASHGLTVEPGRLVLELRPPGVDKGAALSGLLRERGARSVLYVGDDLGDLAAFAAVRRLRGTGLAGLLVASGPVTGEPPVREIAEQADLLVPGPAGVVDLLERLAQALNSAS; this comes from the coding sequence ATGGGCATCGTGCTGGAACCAACCACCGCCGCGGGCCGGGAGGGGCTGGCCGCGCTGCTGGCCGACCCGGCCGGGGCGCTGCTCGCACTGGACTTCGACGGCACCCTGTCCCCGATCGTCGCCGACCCCGAGCAGGCCTACGCGCACCCCGGGGCCGCGGCGGCCCTGGCCGCGCTGGTGCCGCTGGTCGGCACGGTCGCCGTGGTGACCGGGCGCCCGGCGCTCAGCGCGGTGCGCCTGGGCGGCTTCGAGGAGCGTCCCGAGCTCGCCTCGCTGGTGGTGCTCGGCCACTACGGCGCCGAGCGCTGGGCGGGCGGCACGCTCACCGCCCCGCCGCCGCACCCGGGAGTGGCCGCCGCGCGGGCCGAACTACCCAAGCTGCTGGCCGCGTTGGGCGCACCGGCGGGCACCGCCGTGGAGGACAAGGAGCGCTCGGTCGCGGTGCACACCCGCCGCGCCACCGACCCCGTCGCCGCCTTCGAGTTGCTGCGCGAGCCGCTGACCGAGCTTGCCGCCAGCCACGGCCTGACCGTCGAACCGGGCCGCCTGGTGCTGGAGTTGCGTCCGCCGGGGGTGGACAAGGGGGCCGCGCTGAGCGGCCTGCTGCGCGAGCGGGGCGCCCGCTCGGTGCTCTACGTCGGCGATGACCTGGGCGACCTGGCCGCCTTCGCGGCGGTGCGTCGACTGCGCGGCACCGGCCTTGCCGGGCTGCTGGTGGCCAGCGGACCGGTGACCGGCGAGCCGCCGGTGCGCGAGATCGCCGAGCAGGCGGACCTGCTGGTGCCGGGCCCGGCGGGGGTGGTGGACCTGCTGGAGCGGCTGGCTCAGGCGCTCAACTCGGCCAGCTGA
- the nagA gene encoding N-acetylglucosamine-6-phosphate deacetylase — protein MTADHSALAGARLVLPTGVVEDGRLAFSGSTIAQIGGERSQGDLDLRGYTVVPGFVDLHVHGGGGASYASGIAEEALTAARTHLEHGTTTTVASTVTGEIDEVCRQAAVLSELVEDGVLAGIHFEGPFISPGRCGAHRPDLLRDPDPALVRKLVDAARGTARMVTLAPELPGGLESVRMLADLGVIAAVGHTDSDYAGTLEAIEAGATVATHLFNAMPGIQHRAPGPIVALLEDERVTVELINDGTHLHPSVLDLAYGTAGAARVALITDAMGAAGMGDGLYPLGPLQVRVQDGVARLVEGGSIAGSTLTLDVAFKRSVTVNKLSLTQTVQSISTTPAALLGLADKVGSLTVGHQADLAILDSDSYDLVAVVRRGEWIKGAERFSTGS, from the coding sequence GTGACCGCGGACCATTCTGCTCTGGCCGGCGCCCGGCTGGTGCTGCCCACCGGCGTCGTCGAGGACGGCCGGCTGGCCTTCTCGGGGAGCACCATCGCGCAGATCGGCGGCGAGCGCTCCCAGGGCGACCTGGACCTGCGCGGCTACACGGTGGTCCCGGGCTTCGTGGACCTGCACGTGCACGGCGGCGGCGGCGCCTCGTACGCCTCCGGCATCGCCGAGGAGGCGCTGACCGCTGCCCGCACCCACCTGGAGCACGGCACCACCACCACGGTCGCCTCCACCGTCACCGGGGAGATCGACGAGGTCTGCCGGCAGGCCGCCGTGCTCTCCGAACTGGTCGAGGACGGGGTGCTGGCCGGCATCCACTTCGAGGGCCCGTTCATCTCCCCGGGACGCTGCGGAGCGCACCGCCCCGACCTGCTGCGCGACCCGGACCCGGCGCTGGTGCGCAAGCTGGTGGACGCCGCCCGCGGCACCGCCAGGATGGTCACGCTGGCGCCCGAACTGCCCGGCGGCCTGGAGTCGGTGCGCATGCTCGCCGACCTCGGGGTGATCGCGGCGGTCGGCCACACCGACTCCGACTACGCGGGGACCCTGGAGGCGATCGAGGCCGGCGCCACCGTCGCCACCCACCTGTTCAACGCGATGCCGGGCATCCAGCACCGCGCGCCCGGCCCGATCGTCGCCCTGCTGGAGGACGAGCGGGTCACCGTCGAGCTGATCAACGACGGCACCCACCTGCACCCCTCGGTGCTGGACCTGGCGTACGGCACGGCCGGCGCCGCCCGGGTCGCGCTGATCACCGACGCGATGGGCGCGGCCGGCATGGGCGACGGCCTCTACCCGCTGGGCCCGCTCCAGGTCCGGGTCCAGGACGGCGTTGCCCGACTCGTGGAGGGCGGCTCGATCGCCGGCTCCACGCTGACCCTGGACGTCGCCTTCAAGCGCTCCGTGACCGTCAACAAGCTGAGCCTGACTCAGACCGTGCAGTCGATCTCGACCACGCCCGCGGCCCTGCTCGGGCTCGCGGACAAGGTCGGCTCGCTGACCGTCGGCCACCAGGCCGACCTCGCCATCCTCGACTCCGACAGCTACGACCTGGTCGCCGTGGTCCGCCGCGGCGAGTGGATCAAGGGCGCCGAGCGCTTCTCGACCGGAAGCTGA
- a CDS encoding SIS domain-containing protein, with protein MTAIDSSLTAEELATQPDCWRRAAALAEPSAAALPRRGERVAVVGCGTSWFMAQSYAALREAAGHGETDAFAASEFRHGRAYDRILAISRSGTTTEVLALLAAVRGRIASTALTADPATPVMTAADQVVVLDFADERSVVQTRFATSALALLRAHLAADGTAESAGGSVAKAADDAQRALESPLPQGLLTIDQVTFLGAGWTNGLALEAGLKMREAAGFWTEAYPAMEYRHGPIAITTAGRAAWMFGELPEGLAEDIAATGGLLVAGSGAGGLDPMADLVRAQRLAVALAAARGLDPDNPRALTRSVQL; from the coding sequence ATGACAGCCATCGACAGCTCACTCACCGCCGAGGAGCTGGCCACCCAGCCGGACTGCTGGCGCCGGGCCGCGGCACTGGCCGAGCCGTCGGCAGCGGCCCTGCCCCGGCGCGGCGAGCGGGTCGCCGTGGTCGGCTGCGGGACCTCCTGGTTCATGGCGCAGTCCTACGCGGCACTGCGCGAGGCGGCAGGCCACGGCGAGACCGATGCCTTCGCCGCCTCCGAATTCCGCCACGGCCGGGCGTACGACCGGATCCTGGCGATCAGCCGCTCGGGCACCACGACCGAGGTGCTCGCACTGCTGGCGGCGGTGCGCGGTCGGATCGCGAGCACCGCGCTCACCGCCGACCCGGCCACCCCGGTGATGACCGCCGCCGACCAGGTGGTGGTGCTGGACTTCGCCGACGAGCGCTCGGTGGTGCAGACCCGCTTCGCCACCAGCGCACTGGCACTGCTGCGGGCCCACCTGGCGGCCGACGGCACTGCCGAGTCCGCCGGCGGCAGCGTCGCCAAGGCCGCCGACGACGCCCAGCGCGCCCTCGAATCCCCGCTGCCCCAAGGCCTGCTGACGATCGATCAGGTCACCTTCCTGGGCGCCGGCTGGACCAACGGCCTGGCCCTGGAGGCCGGCCTCAAGATGCGCGAGGCGGCCGGCTTCTGGACCGAGGCCTACCCGGCGATGGAGTACCGGCACGGCCCGATCGCGATCACCACCGCCGGGCGCGCCGCCTGGATGTTCGGCGAGCTGCCCGAGGGGCTGGCCGAGGACATCGCCGCCACCGGCGGTCTGCTGGTGGCCGGCTCCGGAGCCGGCGGCCTGGATCCGATGGCCGACCTGGTCCGGGCCCAGCGCCTGGCCGTGGCGCTCGCCGCCGCCCGCGGGCTCGATCCGGACAACCCGCGCGCACTGACCAGGTCGGTGCAGCTCTGA
- a CDS encoding ubiquitin-like small modifier protein 1, whose product MSANVRIPTILRTYTDGAAEVSAEGATLQEVITDLERNHPGIAARILDEAGKLRRFVNVYVNDDDVRFAEGLATEVKAGAGVSIIPAVAGGC is encoded by the coding sequence ATGAGCGCGAACGTCCGCATCCCGACCATCCTGCGCACCTACACCGACGGTGCCGCCGAGGTGAGCGCCGAGGGCGCCACCCTGCAGGAGGTCATCACCGATCTGGAGCGGAACCACCCCGGCATCGCCGCGCGGATCCTGGACGAGGCGGGCAAGTTGCGCCGTTTCGTGAACGTCTACGTCAACGACGACGACGTGCGGTTCGCCGAGGGCCTGGCCACCGAGGTCAAGGCCGGCGCCGGAGTCTCGATCATCCCGGCGGTGGCGGGCGGCTGCTGA
- a CDS encoding glucosyl-3-phosphoglycerate synthase — MPAEQSPELLPEAADWLRRRSWLASERPPAALLAAKQAAGAAGTVSVVLPALDEESTVGGIVEVIRRELMERLPLVDELVVVDSGSADRTAEVAAEAGARVVHRDAILPGLPAVPGKGEVLWRSLLVTSGAIVCFIDADLREFDPAFVSGIVGPLLTDPDLQLVKAMYDRPLETEGAVVPAGGGRVTELVARPLLNLHWPQLAGFVQPLGGEYAARRSLLERLHFPTGYGVELGLLVDALELVGLDALAQVDVGVRHHRHQDSQALGRMAATIYRTALERLDRTHRLKAAEDLARPVLTQFTRDAETRDFTAHSHQVTALERPPMIELPQYRSRRL; from the coding sequence TTGCCTGCCGAGCAGAGCCCCGAGCTACTCCCGGAGGCGGCCGACTGGCTGCGCCGCCGCTCCTGGCTGGCGAGCGAACGGCCGCCCGCCGCGCTGCTCGCCGCCAAGCAGGCCGCGGGGGCGGCCGGCACGGTGAGCGTGGTGCTGCCCGCGCTGGACGAGGAGTCCACGGTGGGCGGCATCGTCGAGGTGATCCGCCGGGAGCTGATGGAACGGCTGCCGCTGGTGGACGAGTTGGTGGTGGTCGACTCCGGTTCGGCGGACCGCACCGCCGAGGTGGCGGCCGAGGCCGGCGCCAGGGTGGTGCACCGGGACGCGATCCTGCCCGGACTGCCGGCCGTGCCGGGCAAGGGCGAGGTGCTCTGGCGCTCGCTGCTGGTGACCAGCGGCGCGATCGTCTGCTTCATCGACGCCGACCTGCGCGAGTTCGACCCGGCCTTCGTCAGCGGCATCGTCGGCCCGCTGCTCACCGACCCCGACCTGCAGCTGGTGAAGGCGATGTACGACCGCCCGCTGGAGACGGAGGGGGCGGTGGTGCCGGCCGGCGGCGGCCGGGTCACCGAACTGGTCGCCCGTCCGCTGCTCAACCTGCACTGGCCCCAACTGGCCGGCTTCGTCCAGCCACTGGGCGGCGAGTACGCGGCCCGCCGCTCACTGCTGGAGCGGCTGCACTTCCCCACCGGCTACGGGGTGGAGCTGGGCCTGCTGGTGGACGCGCTGGAGCTGGTGGGCCTGGACGCGCTGGCCCAGGTGGACGTGGGGGTGCGCCACCACCGCCACCAGGACAGCCAGGCGCTGGGCCGGATGGCAGCCACCATCTACCGCACCGCCCTCGAGCGCCTGGACCGCACCCACCGCCTGAAGGCCGCCGAGGACCTGGCCCGCCCGGTGCTGACCCAGTTCACCAGGGATGCCGAGACCCGCGACTTCACCGCCCACAGCCACCAGGTCACCGCACTGGAGCGCCCGCCGATGATCGAGCTGCCGCAGTACCGGTCACGCCGCCTGTGA
- a CDS encoding DeoR/GlpR family DNA-binding transcription regulator, which yields MSRYERWNGLLELLAEHGKLEVEEAAAELGVSAATIRRDLDQLARQQMVTRTRGGAVAHNVSYDLPLRYKTARNAGAKQRIGQAVAALIAPGEVVGLNGGTTTTEVARALAVRPELTERAESGQVLTVVTNALNIANELTVRPAVKIVVTGGVARPQSYELIGPLASTVLAELTLDVTVLGVDALDVEIGASAHHEGEASVNRLLTERARRVVVAADSSKLGRRAFARICGLETIDTLVTDEAARAELVTAFREAGVRVLTV from the coding sequence GTGTCCAGATACGAGCGGTGGAACGGTCTTCTTGAACTCCTCGCCGAACACGGCAAGTTGGAGGTCGAGGAGGCGGCGGCCGAGCTGGGCGTGTCGGCTGCCACGATCCGCCGCGACCTGGACCAGTTGGCCCGTCAGCAGATGGTCACCCGCACCAGGGGCGGTGCGGTGGCGCACAACGTCTCCTACGATCTGCCGCTGCGCTACAAGACCGCCCGCAACGCCGGGGCCAAGCAGCGGATCGGGCAGGCGGTGGCCGCGCTGATCGCGCCGGGCGAGGTGGTCGGGCTCAACGGCGGCACCACCACCACCGAGGTGGCCCGCGCGCTCGCGGTCCGCCCGGAGCTGACCGAGCGCGCCGAGAGCGGCCAGGTGCTCACCGTGGTGACCAACGCGCTCAACATCGCCAACGAGCTGACCGTGCGGCCGGCCGTCAAGATCGTGGTGACCGGTGGTGTGGCCCGGCCGCAGTCCTATGAGCTGATCGGCCCGCTCGCGAGCACGGTGCTCGCCGAACTGACGCTGGACGTCACGGTGTTGGGTGTGGACGCGCTGGACGTCGAGATCGGCGCCAGTGCGCACCACGAGGGCGAGGCCAGCGTCAACCGGCTGCTGACCGAGCGGGCCCGCCGGGTGGTGGTGGCGGCCGACTCCTCCAAACTGGGGCGGCGCGCCTTCGCCCGGATCTGCGGCCTTGAGACGATCGACACGTTGGTGACCGACGAAGCGGCCCGCGCGGAACTCGTCACCGCTTTCCGCGAGGCGGGCGTTCGCGTACTGACTGTCTGA